In Streptomyces violaceusniger Tu 4113, one DNA window encodes the following:
- a CDS encoding chorismate mutase, translating to MTHSMSDHTAGRPATPGDPEGIDPSVLDELTRLRDSIDNIDAAVVHMLAERFKCTQQVGHLKAAHRLPPADPSREARQITRLRQLAESAKLDPGFAEKLLNFIIAEVIRHHETIARS from the coding sequence ATGACGCACAGCATGAGCGACCACACCGCCGGCCGGCCGGCGACGCCGGGAGACCCCGAGGGGATCGACCCGTCCGTCCTCGACGAGCTGACCAGGTTGCGCGACAGCATCGACAACATCGACGCGGCCGTGGTCCATATGCTCGCCGAGCGCTTCAAATGCACTCAGCAGGTCGGCCACCTCAAGGCCGCCCACCGGCTCCCTCCGGCCGACCCGTCCCGCGAGGCGCGCCAGATCACCCGGCTGCGGCAGCTCGCCGAGAGCGCCAAGCTCGACCCCGGCTTCGCCGAGAAGCTGCTCAACTTCATCATCGCCGAGGTCATCCGGCACCACGAGACCATCGCCCGCTCCTGA
- a CDS encoding VOC family protein, with product MIATLQCTVIDCPDPAALAAFYGRILGWRVDDSDPEWANLTAEDGRRLAFQLAPDHQPPRWPDPAYPQQIHLDFDVDTIEDAERAQQELIELGATFLHDSGGERSGFRVFNDPAGHPFCICYGQSGQS from the coding sequence ATGATCGCGACGCTTCAGTGCACCGTCATCGACTGTCCCGACCCCGCCGCGCTGGCCGCCTTCTACGGACGGATCCTGGGCTGGCGGGTGGACGACAGCGATCCCGAATGGGCGAACCTGACGGCCGAGGACGGCCGGCGGCTGGCCTTCCAGCTAGCGCCGGACCATCAGCCGCCGCGCTGGCCGGACCCGGCGTATCCGCAGCAGATCCATCTGGACTTCGACGTGGACACGATCGAGGATGCGGAGCGGGCGCAGCAGGAGCTGATCGAGCTCGGGGCGACGTTCCTGCACGACAGTGGCGGGGAGCGGTCGGGGTTCCGGGTCTTCAACGATCCGGCCGGGCACCCGTTCTGCATCTGCTACGGACAGAGCGGGCAGAGCTGA
- a CDS encoding S1 family peptidase, whose protein sequence is MRKTLKHLKRASAAGAVALAAFSLTPGSANAAPTGPEPSPSVVGGTRAAQGEFPFMVRLSMGCGGALYTQDIVLTAAHCVDGSGANTSITATAGVVDLQSSSAIKVKSTEVLQAPGYNGTGKDWALIKLAKPINQPTLKIADTTAYNQGDFTVAGWGAAVEGGGQQRYLLKATVPFVDDATCNSAYAELVPGEEICAGRMAQGGVDTCQGDSGGPMFRKDDSGQWIQVGIVSWGEGCARPGKPGVYTEVSTFAKDIKAAASGLGG, encoded by the coding sequence TTGCGGAAGACCCTGAAGCACCTCAAGAGAGCCTCGGCCGCCGGCGCAGTCGCCCTCGCCGCCTTCAGCCTCACCCCCGGCAGCGCCAACGCCGCGCCCACCGGCCCCGAGCCGAGCCCCTCCGTCGTCGGCGGTACCCGCGCCGCCCAGGGCGAATTCCCCTTCATGGTCCGGCTGTCCATGGGCTGTGGCGGCGCTCTCTACACCCAGGACATCGTGCTCACCGCCGCCCACTGTGTGGACGGCAGCGGCGCCAACACCTCCATTACGGCCACCGCGGGCGTCGTCGACCTCCAGAGCTCGAGCGCCATCAAGGTCAAGTCCACCGAGGTGCTCCAGGCCCCCGGCTACAACGGCACCGGCAAGGACTGGGCGCTCATCAAGCTCGCCAAGCCGATCAACCAGCCCACCCTGAAGATCGCCGACACCACGGCGTACAACCAGGGCGACTTCACCGTCGCCGGCTGGGGCGCGGCCGTCGAGGGCGGCGGCCAGCAGCGCTACCTGCTCAAGGCCACCGTGCCGTTCGTCGACGACGCCACCTGCAACTCCGCGTACGCCGAGCTCGTGCCCGGCGAGGAGATCTGCGCCGGCCGGATGGCTCAGGGCGGCGTGGACACCTGCCAGGGCGACTCCGGCGGCCCGATGTTCCGCAAGGACGACAGCGGCCAGTGGATCCAGGTCGGCATCGTGAGCTGGGGCGAGGGCTGCGCGCGGCCCGGCAAGCCCGGCGTCTACACCGAGGTGAGCACCTTCGCCAAGGACATCAAGGCGGCCGCGAGCGGGCTCGGCGGCTGA
- a CDS encoding PPOX class F420-dependent oxidoreductase: MSPSIATNTRVSLDELLEFVRPRHRALLMTRRADGSPQASPLTCGVDDSGRIVMSTYPERAKVRNVKREPAVSLVVLSDEWNGPWVQIDGTAEVVDTPESVEPLVEYYRNISGEHPDWDEYREAMRKQGKSLIRITPERWGPVATGGFPARLVES; the protein is encoded by the coding sequence ATGAGCCCCTCCATCGCCACCAACACCCGTGTCAGCCTCGACGAACTGCTGGAGTTCGTACGCCCGCGCCACCGTGCGCTGCTGATGACCCGCCGGGCGGACGGCTCGCCCCAGGCGTCCCCGCTGACCTGCGGAGTCGACGACTCCGGCCGTATCGTCATGTCCACCTACCCCGAGCGCGCCAAGGTGCGCAACGTCAAGCGCGAGCCGGCGGTGAGCCTCGTCGTGCTGTCCGACGAATGGAACGGCCCCTGGGTGCAGATCGACGGCACCGCCGAGGTGGTCGACACCCCGGAGTCCGTCGAGCCGCTGGTCGAGTACTACCGCAACATCTCGGGCGAGCACCCGGACTGGGACGAGTACCGCGAGGCCATGCGCAAGCAGGGCAAGTCGCTGATCCGGATCACCCCCGAGCGCTGGGGCCCGGTCGCCACGGGCGGCTTCCCGGCCCGGCTGGTCGAGAGCTGA
- a CDS encoding glycosyltransferase family 39 protein: MAISPALDIARGVPRVHPAPPARRRPGPAVVALAPAGLALALGLWGIRREHSMWRDESTTYQVAHRSVGEIGHLLGNADVAHGLYYLLMHAVFALWDGGLPALRLPSVLAMAATAAGVGLLGHRLAGPRAGLVAGLVFPLAPAVQRYAQEGRSYALVSAAVVAATHLLLSAVARPRKRTWAGYAAVASLACLLHEFAILAVAAHGVALYRARVGARSGWAWGQAASVVALVLAPLVIVSQQQAALVGWISAPGPPELLGFGALALTGFVCARGPLPARGPLPLRDLALALLILPPAALMAVSYLHPLYVDRYVLYAHVGLALLIGARLDALSRTVAVPRALAGGLAVVAVAALLPYSLQLRTPGSRLDNTLAAARAVQELGRPGDGVLFLPARRREPIMSSPEDFRGLRELALARDAIPSGTLHGIELPAPGIRARMLTAGRIVTVNDPPGQPLDDTPQERVKREVLAEHFHRCAVRDVTGMRIVLYGRAGRC; encoded by the coding sequence ATGGCCATCTCGCCCGCCCTCGACATCGCCCGGGGCGTCCCACGCGTCCACCCGGCGCCCCCGGCGCGCCGCCGCCCCGGTCCGGCCGTCGTCGCGCTCGCCCCGGCCGGGCTGGCGCTGGCGCTCGGGCTGTGGGGGATCCGCCGGGAGCACAGCATGTGGCGGGACGAGTCGACGACGTACCAGGTCGCGCACCGTAGCGTCGGCGAGATCGGGCATCTCCTCGGCAACGCCGATGTGGCGCACGGCCTCTACTACCTGCTGATGCACGCCGTCTTCGCCCTCTGGGACGGCGGACTGCCCGCCCTGCGGCTCCCCTCGGTACTGGCCATGGCCGCCACCGCGGCCGGGGTGGGGCTGCTCGGCCACCGGCTCGCCGGGCCGCGCGCCGGACTCGTCGCCGGGCTGGTCTTCCCGCTGGCCCCGGCGGTGCAGCGGTACGCACAGGAGGGACGGTCGTACGCCCTCGTCAGCGCCGCCGTCGTCGCGGCCACGCATCTGCTGCTGAGCGCCGTGGCCAGGCCCCGCAAGCGCACCTGGGCCGGATACGCGGCCGTCGCCTCGCTGGCCTGCCTGCTGCACGAGTTCGCGATCCTGGCCGTCGCCGCGCACGGCGTCGCGCTGTACCGGGCCCGGGTGGGCGCGCGGTCCGGCTGGGCGTGGGGCCAGGCGGCCTCCGTGGTGGCCCTCGTGCTGGCACCGCTGGTGATCGTCAGTCAGCAGCAGGCGGCGCTGGTCGGCTGGATCTCCGCGCCGGGCCCACCCGAACTGCTCGGCTTCGGCGCACTCGCCCTGACCGGCTTCGTCTGCGCCCGGGGACCGCTGCCCGCCCGGGGCCCCCTCCCGCTGCGCGACCTCGCCCTGGCGCTGCTGATCCTGCCACCGGCCGCGCTGATGGCGGTGTCGTATCTCCATCCGCTCTACGTCGACCGGTATGTGCTCTACGCCCATGTCGGGCTCGCGCTGCTGATCGGGGCCCGGCTGGACGCGCTGTCGCGCACCGTCGCCGTCCCACGGGCGCTGGCCGGGGGACTGGCGGTGGTCGCCGTGGCCGCCCTGCTGCCGTACTCGCTCCAACTGAGGACCCCGGGGAGCCGGCTCGATAACACCCTCGCGGCCGCGCGCGCCGTACAGGAGCTGGGGCGGCCCGGTGACGGGGTGCTCTTCCTGCCCGCGCGGCGCCGGGAGCCGATCATGTCCAGCCCGGAGGACTTCCGGGGGCTGCGGGAGCTGGCGCTGGCCCGGGACGCGATCCCCTCGGGCACGCTGCACGGCATCGAGCTGCCCGCACCGGGGATCCGGGCCCGGATGCTGACGGCCGGGCGGATCGTCACGGTGAACGACCCGCCCGGCCAGCCGCTGGACGACACCCCTCAGGAGCGGGTGAAACGGGAGGTGCTCGCGGAGCACTTCCACCGATGCGCCGTCAGGGACGTCACCGGGATGCGGATCGTGCTCTACGGGCGTGCGGGGCGGTGCTGA